One stretch of Bombus vancouverensis nearcticus chromosome 16, iyBomVanc1_principal, whole genome shotgun sequence DNA includes these proteins:
- the LOC117161188 gene encoding alanine aminotransferase 1, protein MMPQARWWNAVIASSRPRTWEQLTTSAGPGTSGGRIFTRLTAVESVVHRPASDRTLRRSMATGPPGSKVLTEDNVFINLRKMEYAVRGPLLIRALEIEKELQKGAKKPFKEVIKANVGDAHAMGQQPITFLRQVLTLTVSPSLLDDPSYPEDVKERAKTILCQCKGGSVGSYSESAGIEIIRKHVAQYIQDRDGIPSDYHNIILSNGASDGIKSFLKLFNEKLDGKPSGVMIPIPQYPLYSATLAEFGLTQIGYYLNEENKWGLDISELDRALNESRRSCNPRVLVVINPGNPTGQVLTRTNIEDVIRFAYKNHLFLLADEVYQDNVYDKDSAFHSFKKVMMEMGEPYCKMELASFMSVSKGYMGECGIRGGYGEIINMDPKVMAILLKSISAMLCPTVLGQVVMDVVVNPPKPNEPSYKLFQKEKEETLRSLAERSQLVVDTLNSIPGFKVNPAMGAMYVFPRIDLPKRAIQAAEKEGQQPDVFYAFKLLESTGICVIPGSGFGQRPGTYHFRTTILPQKEKINTMLENLRQFHIRFLEEYK, encoded by the exons ATGATGCCACAAGCACGTTGGTGGAACGCTGTTATCGCGAGCAGTCGGCCTAGGACGTGGGAGCAACTGACTACCTCTGCGGGGCCAGGGACGTCAGGAGGTAGAATATTCACACGTCTGACGGCTGTTGAGTCGGTAGTCCACCGGCCGGCTTCTGACAGAACATTGCGTCGCAGCATGGCGACCGGTCCACCCGGTAGTAAGGTTCTCACCGAGGACAATGTCTTCATCAATCTCCGGAAAATGGAATATGCGGTGCGCGGTCCTCTCCTTATACGTGCCCTCGAGATTGAGAAAGAACTGCAGAAG GGAGCCAAGAAACCGTTCAAGGAGGTGATAAAAGCGAACGTGGGGGATGCACACGCCATGGGGCAACAGCCCATCACCTTCTTGAGACAAGTACTGACCTTGACGGTGTCGCCGAGCCTTCTCGATGATCCTAGCTATCCCGAGGATGTGAAGGAACGAGCCAAGACCATATTGTGCCAGTGTAAAGGAGGCAGCGTTGGCTCTTATTCTGAATCGGCAGGAATCGAGATCATCCGGAAACATGTTGCTCAATACATTCAAGATCGTGATGGAATTCCCTCTGATTACCATAACATCATCCTCTCGAACGGCGCCTCGGACGGAATCAAA TCTTTCCTGAAACTGTTCAATGAGAAACTAGATGGTAAACCATCTGGAGTGATGATCCCAATCCCACAGTACCCTTTATACTCTGCCACTTTGGCTGAATTTGGCTTGACTCAAATTGGTTACTATCTGAACGAGGAGAACAAGTGGGGATTGGATATTTCTGAATTAGATAGAGCACTAAACGAGTCAAGGAGGTCGTGTAATCCTCGTGTGCTAGTCGTAATAAATCCTGGTAATCCAACTGGACAAGTTCTTACACGAACTAATATCGAGGACGTCATCAGATTTGCGTATAAAAACCATTTATTCCTATTGGCTGATGAAGTTTATCAGGATAATGTTTATGATAAGGACAGTGCTTTCCACTCGTTCAAGAAGGTAATGATGGAGATGGGAGAACCTTACTGTAAAATGGAGCTGGCTTCCTTCATGTCTGTGTCCAAAG GTTATATGGGAGAATGTGGAATCCGCGGCGGGTATGGGGAAATTATCAACATGGATCCCAAAGTAATGGCAATACTGTTAAAATCGATCTCAGCAATGTTGTGTCCTACTGTTCTTGGTCAGGTAGTAATGGATGTTGTGGTGAATCCTCCAAAACCAAACGAGCCATCCTACAAATTGTTTCAAAAGGAAAAGGAGGAAACCTTACGCTCTTTAGCAGAAAGATCTCAATTAGTGGTTGATACATTGAATAGCATTCCCGGTTTTAAG GTTAATCCAGCTATGGGTGCAATGTATGTATTCCCACGAATCGATTTGCCAAAAAGAGCCATACAAGCAGCAGAAAAGGAAGGTCAACAGCCTGATGTCTTTTATGCCTTCAAACTCTTGGAGTCCACCGGAATATGCGTGATACCAGGTTCCGGTTTTGGACAGCGACCTGGAACATATCACTTCAGGACGACAATCTTGCCACAGAAGgagaaaataaatacaatgcTCGAGAATCTGAGACAGTTCCATATTAGGTTCCTCGAAGAGTACAAATAA
- the black gene encoding glutamate decarboxylase-like protein black — translation MPANEGTVSVSPPQIGDNFLRKVCDNSLQSNLARLSSGDDEEDYQDGCPNSIANGESREDCNYRSLPVREVHEKFMRSFIDLLLEEAVFEGTSRKNKVVEWMKPAALRSAIDLKLSDQGCSHEKLFTLARNVIKYSVKTGHPRFINQLYSSVDPYGLLGQWLTDALNPSVYTYEVSPVFSLMEEEILREMRKIVGWKDGKGEGIFCPGGSIANGYAINLARHYRFPQLKELGLSSAGRLIIFTSRDSHYSVKKLSAFLGLGTSNVYEVKTNSRGKMCITNLEAQIKKALDEGAVPLMVSATAGTTVLGAFDPLREIAIICKKYNLWFHVDAAWGGGALMSTKHRYLLDGVELADSVTWNPHKLLAAPQQCSTLLLRHEDLLQAAHSSKASYLFQPDKFYDSSFDSGDKHVQCGRRADVMKFWFMWKAKGTHGLEKHVDRVFELARYFTDYIRHREGFKLMLEPECTNVCFWYVPPSKRHLQDGELFKALEKIGPDVKERMVKKGSMLITYQPLRELPNFFRLVLQNSGLTKADMRFFAEEIERLAIDL, via the exons ATGCCGGCTAACGAGGGAACTGTGAGCGTGTCTCCGCCCCAAATAGGAGATAATTTCTTGAGAAAAGTCTGTGACAACAGTTTACAGAGCAATCTTGCTCGTCTATCTTCTGGCGATGATGAAGAAGATTATCAAGATGGTTGTCCAAATTCTATTGCCAATGGGGAATCCAGAGAAGATTGTAACTACAGGAGTCTTCCGGTGAGAGAGGTCCATGAGAAGTTTATGAGAAGTTTCATTGATCTGCTCCTGGAAGAAGCAGTTTTTGAG GGAACTTCAAGAAAAAACAAAGTAGTGGAATGGATGAAACCAGCAGCTCTTCGATCAGCCATTGACTTAAAGCTGTCTGACCAAGGGTGCTCCCATGAGAAGCTTTTCACCCTCGCCCGCAACGTGATCAAGTACAGCGTAAAAACAGGTCATCCTCGATTCATAAACCAATTATATTCCAGCGTAGATCCATATGGCCTTCTTGGGCAATGGTTAACAGACGCCTTGAACCCTTCAGTTTACACCTATGAAGTTTCTCCAGTGTTCTCTTTAATGGAAGAGGAGATATTGCGTGAAATGAGGAAGATAGTTGGCTGGAAAGATGGTAAAGGTGAAGGAATATTCTGTCCTGGTGGTTCTATTGCCAATGGTTATGCAATTAATCTGGCACGTCACTACAG GTTTCCTCAATTGAAGGAGTTAGGCTTATCCAGTGCTGGCAGGTTAATAATTTTCACTTCCAGAGATTCCCACTATTCTGTCAAAAAGCTTAGTGCTTTCCTAGGATTAGGCACTAGCAATGTGTATGAAGTGAAAACTAACAGCAGAGGAAAGATGTGCATAACGAATTTGGAAGCACAGATCAAGAAAGCTCTTGACGAAGGTGCAGTGCCCTTGATGGTATCTGCTACAGCAGGAACTACAGTCCTAGGTGCATTCGATCCCTTAAGAGAGATTGCTATCATTTGTAAGAAGTACAATCTGTGGTTTCACGTGGATGCAGCGTGGGGAGGAGGAGCCTTGATGTCCACAAAGCACAGATACCTCCTGGATGGTGTAGAACTGGCAGATTCTGTTACTTGGAATCCACACAAATTGTTGGCTGCTCCGCAACAATGTTCAACATTGTTACTGCGCCATGAGGATCTCCTGCAAGCAGCACATAGCTCAAAAGCTAGTTATCTCTTCCAACCAGACAAATTTTATGACTCTTCTTTCGACAGTGGGGACAAGCACGTTCAATGCGGTCGTAGGGCAGACGTGATGAAATTCTGGTTCATGTGGAAAGCAAAAGGCACTCATGGCTTGGAGAAACATGTAGATCGAGTGTTCGAATTGGCGCGGTACTTCACAGATTATATAAGACACAGAGAAGGCTTCAAACTGATGCTTGAGCCCGAGTGCACCAACGTCTGCTTCTGGTACGTGCCGCCCTCCAAACGCCACTTGCAAGACGGAGAACTGTTCAAAGCCCTTGAGAAAATTGGACCGGATGTAAAGGAGCGAATGGTGAAGAAGGGCTCGATGCTGATCACGTATCAGCCTCTACGCGAGCTCCCTAACTTTTTCAGGCTCGTTTTGCAGAATTCTGGACTCACTAAGGCTGATATGAGATTTTTCGCAGAAGAAATTGAGAGGCTCGCCATTGATCTGTAG